One genomic region from Anopheles bellator chromosome 2, idAnoBellAS_SP24_06.2, whole genome shotgun sequence encodes:
- the LOC131207852 gene encoding putative gustatory receptor 2a has product MLPTLIFQLCGLQSFATESFPVLSALALLWCTANIVLYVGVLVFCVAERKWLFADPRHPASGRINFIPFIKSSITVVAHLLVLLEAFLARNAYRAIDRRFSAIDGQLQWLTGSAASADLLLANRRYRNKLLVFVLVVCTAELGVLANLVTGSVQQAIWFLTVPSLFIIRLKHLHHTYHIDRLAARFGVLCRQLTSIVSGNRGERKESRWNVLHRAEPSAWPTVNTGREVNSVQRMLRIQRTYLSLWHTASDLNGCCVYSQLVNLLQNFIQCTCDLYTMYSLLYLNQFDDIFGYILSIVATFAALGILLAACENCKSQVSQMGQLLHHRNGDEVDLLGKMVESLSLLLQHTPLYFSLGGFFDLDLVLLKEMAAAIATYMVIFIQFMPKEDATAASESVVGNVSVSPSITPLPE; this is encoded by the exons ATGCTGCCGACACTCATCTTTCAGCTGTGCGGCCTGCAATCGTTTGCCACCGAGTCGTTTCCGGTGCTGTCCGCACTGGCCCTCCTCTGGTGCACCGCCAACATTGTCCTGTACGTCGGTGTCCTTGTGTTTTGCGTGGCCGAACGAAAGTGGCTTTTCGCCGACCCGCGACACCCGGCGAGCGGGCGGATCAATTTCATTCCCTTCATCAAAAGCTCGATCACCGTCGTGGCGCACCTGTTGGTCCTTCTCGAGGCGTTCCTGGCACGGAACGCGTACCGTGCCATAGACCGGCGGTTCTCGGCGATCGATGGCCAGCTGCAGTGGCTGACGGGTTCGGCGGCCAGCGCGGATTTGCTTCTGGCCAATCGGCGCTATCGGAACAAGTTGCTAGTGTTTGTGCTTGTCGTGTGCACCGCCGAACTGGGTGTTCTGGCGAATCTGGTCACGGGCTCGGTCCAGCAGGCGATCTGGTTCCTGACGGTGCCGTCGCTCTTCATCATCCGCCTCAAGCATCTGCACCACACGTACCACATTGACCGGCTGGCCGCGCGGTTTGGGGTCCTGTGCCGGCAGCTGACTTCAATCGTCAGTGGAAACAGGGGCGAGCGTAAGGAGTCCCGTTGGAACGTGCTCCATCGGGCCGAGCCATCTGCCTGGCCAACGGTCAACACCGGCCGTGAAGTGAACAGTGTCCAGCGAATGTTGCGCATCCAAAGGACGTACCTGTCCCTGTGGCACACTGCCTCAGACCTGAACGGCTGCTGCGTCTACTCGCAACTGGTCAACCTGCTCCAAAACTTTATACAGTGCACTTGCGACCTCTACACGATGTACTCGCTGCTCTATCTCAATCAGTTTGACGATATTTTCG GATATATTTTGAGCATCGTGGCAACGTTCGCAGCACTCGGCATCCTGCTGGCAGCCTGCGAGAACTGCAAAAGCCAG GTTAGCCAGATGGGACAATTGTTGCACCATCGGAACGGTGACGAAGTGGATCTGCTCGGCAAAATG GTTGAAAGCTTGTCCCTCTTGCTTCAGCACACTCCGCTCTACTTCTCGCTGGGCGGATTTTTCGACCTGGACTTGGTCCTGTTGAAAGAG ATGGCAGCTGCAATCGCGACTTACATGGTCATTTTTATACAGTTTATGCCGAAGGAGGATGCAACCGCCGCATCGGAGTCAGTCGTGGGGAACGTCTCGGTCTCGCCATCGATCACGCCGTTGCCTGAATGA